One Ostrea edulis chromosome 6, xbOstEdul1.1, whole genome shotgun sequence genomic window, ATGTGCGTCTCACCTACCATATGTAGAGGGGAGGaaccatcaacttgttgtgtCGGCTGAATGGTACTCCGGTAAACCCAGTCTTTTGGCTAAGGATGCCTTAATCATATTTTCCCTCGCCGGCTGTTAGGAATTCGGCATAATGACGGCAAAATGCATCAAAATATGGTGACTGGCGTATCGCTACTTGATTTATTGTAGAGTTATATGCAATCGTGTTAACAACACTCACATCATGGACCTGATcctatcccgtggggatccgggttagaatactcagtaggtcctcagtaccccttgcttgtcctaagaggcgactaaatggggcggtccttcggatgaaacaaaacaaacaacaaaaaacaaccgagaccccgtgtcacagcaggtgttgctCGATAAAGATCCGTCCCTggtcaaaggccgtaagcgccgagcataggcctaaattttgcagcccttcaccagcaatagtgacgtctccgtgagtgaaaaattctcgagttgaacgttaaacaacatacaatcgaTCAACGTTCCACACCGTcatctataattatattattCTATTTATTGCATCTATTATATTTTTGTCTTGATGGACCAAGTATACGTATTTACATGTTCTAATCTGATCTATTTTTTGAGGACAGGATTTAATGAACCGATTTAATACAACGTGAGGATGACCTGATATTAGTTTCGATATGTATGTGATTGTTGCCACATTGCCCTGGCTTCTTCACATGATCGGAGTTCCTCAATGAAGTATGACATGACCTGTGAAATTTCGGGTTTGTATGGGATCTTAGCTTAGTTCCATACCTCTGTTTAACTAGTTGAGGTAAAACAGGTTTACAAGTCGAAGCCATGTTAGTACAGTCATGTTTTCCAAAGTAGGAGATAAGGACATAGCAGTTCGTTTCTCAGAACATATGGACTAATGATCAggaaataacattattttaccATAACATACCAGTTAGTTGATTAGGACATGTCAGTTAGTTATTAGGACATGTTCATCAATcattaggatatatcaaatacTAAACGCCATTATCAGGGACACTTATTTTTCAGTTGCTGATTATATTTCTCtatggtatcgtataagttttacattatgacccctgggttgaggcctctgctggtagactgttagtccccgagggtctctacagcccagtaccTAAGTACCTCGTTACttgcttgaaaatacggatgtatatttaattgctgttacaaaattttgaaattcatttcaaaattaagaatgatctccctcacgcatactcttatccttagacgaatttgactccacttttttggcacactgtttcccCCTAAagtagctctaaaacttcattgttattttggatttcaaacatttcggttgagcatcactgaagggacattgtttgtcgaaatgcgcatctggtgcatcattATACTTCTGAAGTTAGTTAAGACCGTGATGCCTAATGAAGGATTTTTTGAtcgattgatgttttctgccacactcaacaatttttaattcGATTGATAAAAAACCAAACATTTACCTGATATGGGAGCACCAGCAGTATTTACTATCCCGACAGTGGCTAAAACCATTCCATAAGCGGTAGGATAATTTTCATCCCCTACCAGCTCCATAGTGGTAATGGACATAACTGTGACCACTCCACCAAGCGCTACACCATAACATCCAATCACGATAGCATTAAGTATATATGAAGTTACGAAGGGAAGAAGGGCAAGACTGCAAAATCCGAACGCTGAATACATAGCTGGTATTGCTAGCTTTGGGATTTTTGGACTCTGTGCCATAAAACCAGGAATAAATCGGAATATTGTGCTTATGATATTCATTCCAGTGTATAACCACACCACAGAAGATCTATCGAAACCTTTCTCTTCAAAGTAGtcaatgaagaaaattaaaaaggaaTTGAATGCTGCCAACGCAAATGCTAtggcaaaacaaaacaataagaACACCTTGTTCTTCAATAAAGTTTGAAACCTAGAAAAGCAACCATGTCTGGGTTCGTTGTTTTCATCGATGTCTTCCTGATTCTTTTGAGGAATTGAGCTCTTCGACGTCAGAACACCGCAGCTTGGTCCAGACATGAGTCCACAAGCAAACTGGTTTAATACCACTCCAGCAATGATCAGAAGACAACCTCTCCAACTGTACCTGTCCGTAAAATACTGAAGGATCAAAGGGAAGCTCAATCCCCCGATACCCGAGCCAGTGGAAACAATTGACAGAATTATCACTTTTTCCCTTCCGGAGAAGTTTTGGGATATACTCGTAGATGCACTAATGACATTAAGAGAGAATCCAATACCTATGGATGAAAATAGATAATATAACAGCAATAGATTGTAATTcactttatataaaaatattttatctaaatGCTGATTTAAAATCAGGATTTCTAACCTGCCATGACCCCTATGAAAATAATCAGGAACTCCAGACCTGTCGCTAGGAAACAAACACCAATTCCGATCGCTGATAACAGAGCACCACAGCACCCGCATATCCTTGttccaaattttaaaacaaaggtACCAGTCACAAaaccttaaaaaaaattgtacgaAAAACGATATTGTTTGTACATCAATAGTCAATCAGATTTTTCACCTCCAACACTCATCTGATGAATTGCGGCGTTTGTCTTATTCATtttgtagctgcagaactgtagctcactgaaaaaatattgtgacggaacagagagctacagatccacccctcatataaaccttcgatttacggcgcacaaaaagctgcgcacggtttaGGCCTGATATCAAtttattcttgtgttgttgtctcatagatttaatatttaaaaattcctaacatattttcctactatacttgtgtccaaatattccttaaagccccatacgacccgaaaactcgcagcttttgatgatttcgttcgttcgaactaatgttgatagggcgctatataaatcttttaattacaactACGCAACTGTCTAATTTTAAGgttgaaagagcgtaaaacaacgaattactaagaggtaattgatttttttttatttctattaatcTTATGGCACgatactgttgtaacaaaatacacagctttacacagataagaccaccgatgatttgaaagtttgaactggtcacgcgACTGTCACTTgtaatggcagagtgacgcggttgtttgtaaacaccgatttaaaatcataattttggttaaaacaggtgaaataatgtatgacatgtcatacagcctcataactacatacatgtacgtgcgatgatttaatagcgtttttacaagatggagaaaaaaaattgtcgTAATTCagaccatacaactttaaaatGTAACAAGATGTAAATGTACGAAACTAGAACTAAAAGAGTAAAGGTAACGTCTCTAGCATTGGATGTTGCATTGTGCAATGTTATAAAGTCCTTGGTGTATATCTTATTTGAAAGATGCTGCATCAAGAATTTCTTTTAACATCTCGAGAAAACATCAACGAACTGTCGGCTTTTTCTGGCCTAAAACCAGGTTGTGGTTTGGACAGATttttgaaataagttttttcttttcaattgtGTCCAATGATTTTATTAACCCTATCAAACTAGCAAGTGCTATACAGATAATGCTAGTGCTAGAATTGTGTATAAAATTATGACAAAAGGGCTGATATGTTGCAAAGAATAGGTAGATGGTTAGATAAAAGGCCGAGGTCAACCCTCGCCTCTGCTTTAATTGATCCAGTGTTACTCTGATTATTGGTGGTCATCCTGGTCTGAAGGTCCTTTGCAAACATACAAAAAAAGCTGCAGATCTTGCAGAATGAGACTATTAGATTTATTCTCAATCTGGAACCCAGGACACAGGAACCATATTACttggaatatttgtaattctTTAATTATGCTACCTGTATCTGAGAGAGAAAATCAGCTTAGACTGAAtcatgttttcaatatatttcaagGACTTGCTCCTGTTTATgtttaaatcaacattttacatcagaagatggggtgggggtgggtgggtttcAAATATGAATTTTCAGGTTCCTAGGGTTGGGGCATATAACATATCAAACTTTTATTACATACAAGGGCATCTTAGATTGAAACTCGCTCCCTGTTAACATCAAAGTCATTTGTTATAAGGACAGTTTTAATGGCGGTAAAACTACATCTTTAAATGACTGCTAAAGGAAGACGGCctgtttatatatagataaagtggttttatattgttcatctcttatattgtttttgatgcatcgcatattcccaaagtatacaaaattattatgcattttgtctttcttatgcttatagtaaaTGATATAACTTTTGTGAGCTTTGGTAAACCTGGTCTGTGTGAAATTtctgtgatatacatgtatttaatatttattatactTAAATCCAAATGTGATAAATAATCTAGTTATGGAACAtccttttatttttataatgtaaATTGTTACA contains:
- the LOC130046803 gene encoding monocarboxylate transporter 13-like; translated protein: MNGNNKVVPLFSINVDSDQNYQRYASRRKSSVVREISDRIHSVLNREEDEIDASLDGKFRLKEQINVRDVIASNGHPTLEANHYQRRGSSLAESVTLPGESRKPPVEIRKWFVVVSSFVNMVITGGFPFNMSVLFVEFLRAFGRSKAETSLVQSVCTGSFFIGGFVTGTFVLKFGTRICGCCGALLSAIGIGVCFLATGLEFLIIFIGVMAGIGFSLNVISASTSISQNFSGREKVIILSIVSTGSGIGGLSFPLILQYFTDRYSWRGCLLIIAGVVLNQFACGLMSGPSCGVLTSKSSIPQKNQEDIDENNEPRHGCFSRFQTLLKNKVFLLFCFAIAFALAAFNSFLIFFIDYFEEKGFDRSSVVWLYTGMNIISTIFRFIPGFMAQSPKIPKLAIPAMYSAFGFCSLALLPFVTSYILNAIVIGCYGVALGGVVTVMSITTMELVGDENYPTAYGMVLATVGIVNTAGAPISGYIRDISGSYKYSVLSAAGSELIASIVFTITAIYHKRNSTDPLSRFNREIEIQARRKSKRRSSILPWRRSVDLGLAL